In a genomic window of Epinephelus fuscoguttatus linkage group LG23, E.fuscoguttatus.final_Chr_v1:
- the msantd1 gene encoding myb/SANT-like DNA-binding domain-containing protein 1, producing MATEDGFSYLMAGHSEKHRRAPNWTDGEMKALLYVWEEHHNELKMSKRNAKVYEKMSQRFFQLTGEQRFKEEIKMKITNMSFQYRRLKTITGESGEAPDWPYYKAIEKILSKPLENGRVNSLEFQASAAGPSTSSQTTDNLVPQSEEGMMGFLPEYTGSSDEMEIKQELDSLSSDSEHTQGSSSHPTSGRKRHANRHLSVKRKKLRVMQAMLQQQKRSSRAIEETCREVRRALHQQNLLQVQCLQLQERMMNLLEKMIQPPSTTSASWGQSGGKDPVKP from the exons ATGGCAACAGAGGACGGTTTCAGCTACCTCATGGCAGGTCACAGTGAGAAACACAGACGGGCCCCGAACTGGACCGACGGGGAAATGAAAGCTCTCCTGTACGTTTGGGAGGAACACCACAACGAACTGAAAATGAGCAAGAGGAATGCCAAGGTTTACGAGAAGATGTCCCAGAGGTTTTTCCAGCTGACCGGAGAGCAGCGTTTCAAAGAGGAGATCAAGATGAAAATCACCAACATGTCATTTCAGTACAG GCGACTGAAAACCATAACCGGTGAAAGTGGGGAGGCACCAGACTGGCCGTATTATAAGGCCATCGAGAAGATCCTGTCCAAGCCGCTGGAGAACGGGCGAGTCAACTCTTTAGAGTTTCAGGCCTCTGCTGCAggtccctccacctcctcccagaCTACAGACAACCTGGTGCCCCAGTCAGAGGAGGGGATGATGGGATTCCTGCCAGAGTACACAGGCTCCTCAGATGAGATGGAGATAAAACAAGAGCTGGACTCTTTGAGCTCTGACAGTGAGCACACACAGGGCTCCAG CTCTCACCCTACTTCAGGCAGGAAAAGACATGCAAACAGGCACCTGTCCGTGAAGAGAAAGAAACTGCGGGTGATGCAGGCCATGTTACAGCAACAGAAGAGGTCGAGCCGGGCCATAGAGGAGACATGCAGGGAAGTCCGTCGAGCTTTGCACCAACAGAACCTCCTCCAGGTCcagtgtctgcagctgcaggaGCGCATGATGAACCTTCTGGAGAAGATGATTCAGCCTCCCTCCACCACATCAGCATCATGGGGTCAGAGTGGGGGCAAAGACCCAGTGAAGCCATGA